The following are encoded together in the Flavobacterium haoranii genome:
- a CDS encoding FtsW/RodA/SpoVE family cell cycle protein: MNFLNKLRGDKVIWAIVVLLALISFLPVYSASTNLVYVIGKGSTLGYLFKHLVHLFIGFVIIFWIHKVPYHIFRALSMLGLPVVVALLIYTLFQGTTIGGANASRWIQIPFVGISFQTSTLAFTVLMVYVARYLAKVSDKEYSFKDSLLELWLPIFGVLIFILPSNFSTTALIFSMVCMLLYIGQYPLKYLGVVLGSGFVVLMLFFLMAKAFPDNKLFSRVSTWESRVERFLHDEPNEDDYQIEKAKIAIASGKIYGLGPGKSVQKNFLPQSSSDFIFAIIVEEYGLIGAIGIVFLYLLLFFRFIINAQKASTLFGKLLIIGLGFPIIFQALVNMAVAVELLPVTGQTLPLISAGGTSIWMTCVSIGIILSVTKKDEEVAQDEEEKKQRDEALKRIIDREIQEGSTENTEEEIDESPNPLEPVLNQ; encoded by the coding sequence ATGAATTTTTTAAACAAGTTAAGAGGAGATAAAGTTATTTGGGCAATAGTTGTTCTATTGGCGCTTATCTCATTTTTACCTGTTTATAGTGCAAGTACTAACTTAGTTTATGTTATTGGTAAAGGTTCAACGTTAGGTTACTTGTTTAAACATTTAGTTCATTTATTTATTGGTTTTGTTATTATATTTTGGATACACAAAGTACCCTATCATATTTTTAGAGCACTATCAATGCTCGGTTTACCAGTGGTAGTCGCTTTATTGATATATACTTTGTTTCAGGGAACTACAATTGGTGGTGCAAATGCGAGTCGATGGATACAAATTCCTTTTGTTGGAATTAGTTTTCAAACATCTACTTTAGCGTTTACCGTTTTAATGGTTTATGTGGCGCGTTATTTGGCTAAAGTAAGCGATAAAGAATATTCCTTTAAGGATTCATTATTAGAGTTATGGTTACCCATCTTTGGAGTATTAATTTTTATCCTTCCATCCAATTTTTCTACAACAGCCTTAATCTTTTCAATGGTTTGTATGTTGTTGTATATTGGACAATATCCATTAAAATATCTAGGAGTAGTCTTAGGTTCAGGTTTTGTGGTGCTAATGTTGTTTTTCTTAATGGCAAAGGCATTTCCAGATAATAAATTGTTTAGTAGGGTTAGTACATGGGAAAGTCGAGTTGAACGATTTCTGCACGACGAACCTAATGAAGATGATTATCAAATTGAAAAAGCTAAAATTGCGATTGCATCAGGTAAAATTTATGGTTTAGGACCAGGAAAAAGTGTTCAGAAAAATTTTTTACCACAGTCTTCATCCGATTTTATTTTTGCCATTATTGTAGAAGAATATGGATTAATAGGAGCAATTGGAATTGTGTTTTTATACTTATTGCTTTTTTTTAGATTTATAATAAATGCTCAAAAGGCTTCAACTTTATTCGGAAAATTATTAATCATTGGATTAGGATTTCCAATTATTTTTCAAGCATTAGTAAATATGGCTGTTGCTGTTGAATTATTACCAGTAACTGGTCAAACTTTACCGCTCATTAGTGCCGGAGGAACGTCAATATGGATGACTTGCGTTTCCATAGGAATTATTTTAAGTGTTACCAAAAAAGATGAAGAAGTAGCACAAGACGAAGAAGAAAAGAAACAAAGAGATGAAGCTTTAAAAAGAATTATCGACAGAGAAATTCAAGAAGGTTCGACTGAAAATACAGAAGAGGAAATCGATGAGTCCCCAAACCCATTAGAACCTGTTTTAAATCAATAG
- the murG gene encoding undecaprenyldiphospho-muramoylpentapeptide beta-N-acetylglucosaminyltransferase, producing MEKKFKFIISGGGTGGHIYPAVAIANELKVRFPDAEFLFVGAKDKMEMQKVPQAGYKIEGLWISGIQRKLTLQNLAFPLKLVSSLFKSFLIIKRFKPDVVIGTGGFASGAVLKVASMLGVPTLIQEQNSFPGITNKLLAKKAEAICVAYDGMEKFFPTDKIKLTGNPVRQDLIFVDDKRLQGLTYFELNTEMRTLLVLGGSLGARRINQLMEKELDFILQLGIQVVWQCGKLYYDEYKHLNEKENVHVFAFIDRMDFAYAAADFIISRSGASSISELRIVGKPTVLIPSPNVAEDHQTKNAMSLFDNKAAILLKEIELEEKFKHTFADLVSNDELQDKLSKKIHKRALPNATNNIVDEIERLIGIRK from the coding sequence ATGGAAAAGAAATTTAAGTTTATTATCAGTGGTGGTGGAACTGGCGGACACATTTATCCAGCGGTTGCTATTGCAAACGAATTAAAAGTTCGTTTCCCTGATGCTGAATTTTTGTTTGTTGGGGCAAAAGATAAAATGGAGATGCAAAAAGTGCCTCAAGCGGGTTACAAAATTGAAGGTCTTTGGATTTCAGGAATTCAAAGAAAATTAACCTTACAAAATTTAGCATTTCCTTTAAAATTAGTGTCGAGCTTATTTAAGTCTTTCTTAATTATAAAAAGATTTAAGCCCGATGTGGTAATTGGAACAGGAGGTTTTGCAAGTGGAGCTGTTTTAAAAGTAGCATCTATGTTAGGAGTACCTACATTAATTCAAGAGCAAAATTCATTTCCAGGTATTACAAATAAATTATTAGCTAAAAAGGCTGAAGCTATTTGTGTTGCTTACGATGGAATGGAAAAGTTTTTTCCGACTGATAAAATAAAATTAACTGGTAATCCGGTTAGGCAAGATTTAATTTTTGTTGACGATAAACGCTTGCAAGGATTGACTTATTTTGAGTTGAATACCGAAATGAGAACATTGCTTGTTTTAGGTGGAAGTTTAGGAGCTAGAAGAATAAATCAATTAATGGAGAAGGAACTCGATTTTATTCTTCAATTGGGAATTCAGGTGGTTTGGCAATGTGGAAAGTTGTATTATGACGAGTATAAACATTTAAATGAGAAAGAAAACGTACATGTTTTTGCGTTTATTGATAGAATGGATTTTGCTTATGCAGCAGCCGATTTTATAATTTCTCGTTCAGGTGCATCTTCAATTTCTGAATTACGTATTGTAGGAAAACCAACAGTTTTAATTCCATCGCCTAATGTAGCGGAAGATCATCAAACGAAAAACGCAATGTCATTATTCGATAATAAAGCGGCTATTTTGTTAAAGGAAATAGAGTTAGAAGAAAAATTTAAACACACTTTTGCCGATTTAGTTTCAAATGATGAATTACAAGATAAATTAAGTAAGAAAATTCATAAAAGAGCGTTACCAAATGCAACAAATAACATTGTTGACGAAATAGAAAGATTAATTGGAATAAGAAAGTAA
- the murC gene encoding UDP-N-acetylmuramate--L-alanine ligase, with protein MNLQQINSVYFIGIGGIGMSALARYFMHIGKNVAGYDKTPTQLTDELIASGMSIHFEDDVKLIDAKFLDKETTLVVVTPAVPKNHSEWNFFLDNGFVVKKRAEVLGIITKDTFCFAIAGTHGKTTTSSILGHILFESGVDVTAFLGGIVENYNSNLIGTGKTVTVVEADEFDRSFLHLHPNLACVTSMDADHLDIYGDATAIEDSFREFAHKVESKNLFVANGLPLNGNTIGVNVSSDFEAQNIRIENGFYVFDVKTPTEVITNIKFGLPGHHNLSNALIALAMAKSYGVSNDNIKNALASFKGVRRRFSFQIREEKLVYIDDYAHHPTEINAVHQAVRELYPNKKVLAVFQPHLFSRTKDFVDGFAESLSKFDEVVLLEIYPARELPMEGVNSSWLLSKINNPNKRLIEKQELLTDIKNSNFDVLVTIGAGDIGEMVKDIKKMLDEEAKLV; from the coding sequence ATGAATTTACAACAAATAAATAGCGTATATTTTATTGGTATTGGAGGTATTGGAATGAGTGCCTTAGCACGCTATTTTATGCATATTGGTAAAAATGTTGCAGGTTACGATAAAACACCTACACAACTTACTGATGAATTAATCGCTTCAGGAATGTCAATTCATTTTGAAGACGATGTTAAATTAATCGATGCTAAATTTTTAGATAAAGAAACAACTTTAGTGGTGGTAACTCCAGCGGTTCCAAAAAATCATAGTGAATGGAATTTCTTTTTAGATAACGGATTTGTAGTTAAAAAAAGAGCCGAAGTTTTAGGAATTATTACTAAAGATACATTTTGTTTTGCAATTGCTGGAACTCACGGTAAAACTACTACTTCTAGTATTTTAGGTCATATTCTTTTTGAAAGTGGTGTAGATGTTACGGCTTTTTTAGGAGGAATTGTTGAAAATTATAATTCAAATTTAATTGGAACAGGAAAAACAGTTACTGTTGTAGAAGCAGATGAATTTGATCGTTCCTTTTTGCATTTGCATCCTAACTTAGCTTGTGTTACTTCAATGGATGCAGATCATTTAGATATTTATGGCGATGCTACTGCAATTGAAGATTCGTTTAGAGAATTTGCTCATAAAGTTGAGTCGAAAAATTTGTTTGTTGCAAACGGACTTCCATTAAATGGAAATACAATTGGTGTAAATGTTTCTTCAGATTTTGAAGCTCAAAATATTAGAATTGAAAATGGTTTTTATGTTTTCGATGTAAAAACACCAACCGAAGTAATAACGAATATAAAATTTGGCTTACCAGGTCATCATAATCTGTCAAATGCGCTAATTGCTTTAGCAATGGCAAAAAGTTATGGAGTTTCAAATGATAATATTAAAAACGCCTTAGCTTCTTTTAAAGGAGTTAGACGTCGTTTTTCATTTCAAATTAGAGAAGAGAAGTTAGTGTATATAGATGATTATGCACATCATCCAACAGAAATAAATGCAGTGCACCAAGCAGTGAGGGAATTGTATCCAAATAAAAAAGTTTTGGCAGTTTTTCAGCCACATTTATTCTCCAGAACTAAAGATTTTGTTGATGGTTTTGCAGAGAGTTTATCAAAGTTTGATGAAGTTGTGTTATTGGAAATTTATCCTGCTAGAGAATTGCCTATGGAAGGTGTAAATTCTAGTTGGCTTTTAAGTAAAATAAATAATCCAAATAAGAGATTAATAGAGAAACAAGAATTGTTAACGGATATTAAAAATTCAAATTTTGATGTTTTGGTAACAATTGGTGCTGGCGACATTGGAGAAATGGTAAAAGACATTAAAAAAATGTTAGATGAAGAAGCTAAATTGGTATAA
- a CDS encoding cell division protein FtsQ/DivIB, whose product MKKLNWYNIRLVVIVVLMVFLYSFSSTRNENRKIKEPTISFAKGQENLFITHEIVNNLLKQNLGGTYNIKKVKVDLNTLETVLDDHEMIEKAEVFSTIDGSLSALITQKTPIVRFVSSNDSYYLDSKGIKMPLSENFSARVPLVTGSLAENGTEKYIELFNEISKDDFLSKNITGVKILPSGSVIMTNRNFDYKIVFGNPIYVKKKLDNYKAFFYHAVKDTLVKNYKEVNLMFTQQVVCKK is encoded by the coding sequence ATGAAGAAGCTAAATTGGTATAATATTCGATTGGTTGTTATCGTTGTTTTAATGGTTTTTTTGTATTCTTTTTCGAGTACTAGAAATGAAAATCGTAAAATAAAGGAGCCAACTATTTCATTTGCAAAAGGTCAAGAGAATTTGTTCATAACTCATGAAATAGTTAATAACTTGTTGAAACAAAATTTAGGAGGCACGTATAATATTAAAAAAGTTAAAGTAGATTTGAATACTCTAGAAACTGTTCTCGATGATCACGAGATGATAGAAAAAGCAGAAGTTTTTTCGACAATAGACGGTTCTCTAAGTGCGCTAATAACCCAAAAGACCCCAATCGTTCGTTTTGTGTCAAGTAATGATTCATATTATCTTGATAGCAAAGGAATTAAAATGCCGTTATCTGAAAACTTTTCTGCGAGAGTACCTCTTGTAACAGGTTCGCTTGCCGAAAACGGAACGGAAAAATATATAGAATTGTTTAATGAAATTAGTAAAGACGATTTCTTAAGCAAGAACATTACTGGTGTTAAAATATTACCATCGGGAAGTGTTATTATGACAAATAGGAATTTCGATTACAAAATTGTATTCGGGAATCCTATATATGTTAAAAAGAAATTAGATAATTACAAAGCTTTCTTTTACCACGCTGTAAAAGATACTTTGGTTAAAAATTATAAGGAAGTAAACCTTATGTTTACGCAACAAGTAGTTTGTAAGAAATAG
- the ftsA gene encoding cell division protein FtsA, protein MNKDNIAVGLDIGTTKIVAMIGRKNEYGKLEILGLGKAKSLGVHRGVVNNITQTIQSIQQAVLEAENDSGYKINDVVVGIAGQHIRSIQHSDYISRNNPDEVIGDLDIDMLIGQVHKLAMLPGEEIIHVLPQEFKIDGQSEIKEPIGMYGGRLESSFHVVVGQAASIRNLGRCVKSAGLELSGLTLEPLASADAVLSQEEKEAGVALIDIGGGTTDLAIFKDGIIRHTAVIPFGGNVITEDIKEGCSIIEKQAELLKVKFGSAWPGENKDNEIVSIPGLRGREPKEISLKNLSKIIHARVVEIIEQVYSEIKLYGHEDPKKKLIAGIVLTGGGAQLKHIKQLVEYITGMDTRIGYPNEHLAGNSNEELSSPLYATAVGLVMNSIRNNTKSATPLVELKKEEPVVVHEPIKVVEQQEKVEEVQEQVMSHETETTGEKIKKSFFDKYIEKIKEFLDNAE, encoded by the coding sequence ATGAACAAAGACAACATTGCAGTAGGACTAGACATCGGAACCACAAAAATTGTGGCAATGATTGGTAGAAAAAATGAATATGGAAAGTTAGAAATTCTTGGCTTGGGTAAAGCGAAGAGTTTAGGTGTTCATAGAGGCGTTGTAAATAATATTACACAAACTATTCAATCTATTCAACAAGCAGTTTTAGAAGCTGAAAATGATTCAGGATATAAAATTAACGATGTTGTTGTAGGAATTGCAGGTCAGCACATCAGAAGTATTCAACATAGCGATTATATCAGTCGCAATAATCCAGATGAAGTAATCGGAGATTTGGATATTGATATGTTAATTGGTCAAGTACACAAATTAGCCATGTTACCAGGTGAAGAAATTATTCACGTTTTACCACAAGAATTTAAAATTGATGGTCAAAGCGAAATAAAAGAGCCTATCGGAATGTATGGCGGAAGATTAGAATCTAGTTTTCACGTAGTAGTAGGTCAAGCAGCTTCAATAAGAAATCTTGGTCGTTGTGTAAAAAGTGCTGGATTAGAATTATCAGGATTAACATTAGAACCATTAGCTTCTGCTGATGCAGTTTTAAGTCAAGAAGAAAAAGAAGCAGGAGTTGCATTAATCGATATAGGTGGTGGAACAACAGATTTAGCCATTTTTAAAGATGGTATCATTCGTCACACTGCCGTTATTCCATTTGGAGGTAATGTAATTACAGAAGATATCAAAGAAGGTTGTTCAATTATTGAAAAACAAGCCGAATTATTAAAAGTAAAATTTGGATCAGCTTGGCCTGGAGAAAATAAAGACAATGAAATTGTTTCTATTCCCGGATTAAGAGGTCGTGAGCCAAAAGAAATTTCATTAAAAAACTTGTCAAAAATTATTCATGCAAGAGTAGTAGAAATTATAGAGCAAGTTTATTCTGAAATTAAACTTTACGGTCATGAAGATCCAAAAAAGAAATTAATTGCAGGAATTGTTTTAACTGGAGGTGGCGCACAACTAAAACATATTAAACAATTAGTAGAATATATAACAGGAATGGATACAAGAATTGGGTATCCAAACGAACATTTAGCTGGTAACTCAAACGAAGAATTATCGAGCCCATTATATGCTACGGCTGTTGGTTTAGTTATGAATAGTATTCGAAATAATACTAAGAGCGCAACGCCATTAGTGGAATTGAAAAAAGAAGAGCCTGTTGTTGTTCACGAACCGATAAAAGTGGTAGAACAACAAGAAAAAGTAGAAGAAGTGCAAGAACAAGTAATGTCTCATGAAACGGAAACTACTGGTGAAAAAATCAAAAAATCATTTTTTGATAAATACATAGAGAAGATTAAAGAATTTTTAGATAACGCCGAATAA
- a CDS encoding GatB/YqeY domain-containing protein → MSLEKQIMDQMKEAMKAKDSVALEALRAIKSGIILAKTESGAKEELSADEEIKLLQKLVKQRKDSAAIYTEQGRADLAEPELAQVAVIEKFLPAQLSETEVEAAVAKIIAEGGFSGMAAMGQVMGLASKQLAGKADGKTISTVVKKLLA, encoded by the coding sequence ATGAGTTTAGAAAAACAAATAATGGATCAAATGAAAGAAGCAATGAAAGCAAAAGATTCAGTTGCTTTAGAAGCTTTAAGAGCCATTAAATCAGGAATTATATTAGCCAAAACAGAATCGGGAGCAAAAGAGGAGTTATCGGCTGATGAAGAAATTAAATTATTACAAAAGTTAGTTAAACAAAGAAAAGATAGCGCTGCAATTTATACTGAACAAGGAAGAGCTGATTTAGCAGAACCCGAGTTAGCACAAGTAGCAGTTATCGAAAAGTTTTTACCAGCACAATTATCTGAAACAGAAGTTGAGGCTGCAGTAGCTAAAATTATTGCTGAAGGCGGATTTTCAGGAATGGCAGCTATGGGGCAAGTAATGGGGCTTGCATCAAAGCAATTAGCAGGAAAAGCTGACGGTAAAACAATATCAACTGTTGTTAAAAAGCTTTTAGCTTAA
- a CDS encoding helix-turn-helix domain-containing protein, which translates to MANYETKYWKGHKINRGQFVTSNDKLSNALGLSIAQIRRALDKLKETNYIETKTTNKNTTITIVNYDTWVGIEEKTTNKKQRNNKQKTTTKENKNIKEVKEIKRECSPFDFLKLNFSNEVINIENEFKNKFSKEQWAFMIEKFNDFYFNKNVSLVKLKKWINDELNYNKTNNVDTIKRPDLKRLNEPQQLYRDKTF; encoded by the coding sequence ATGGCTAATTACGAAACAAAATACTGGAAAGGTCACAAAATAAATAGAGGGCAATTTGTAACTAGTAATGATAAATTATCTAATGCTCTAGGGTTATCAATTGCTCAAATTAGGAGAGCTCTCGATAAATTAAAAGAAACTAATTATATAGAAACTAAAACAACAAACAAAAATACTACTATAACTATTGTAAATTATGATACTTGGGTAGGTATTGAAGAAAAAACAACAAACAAAAAACAAAGAAACAACAAACAAAAAACAACAACTAAAGAAAATAAGAATATAAAAGAAGTTAAAGAAATAAAGAGAGAGTGCTCTCCCTTTGATTTTTTAAAATTAAACTTTTCAAATGAAGTTATTAATATTGAAAATGAATTTAAAAATAAATTCAGTAAAGAACAATGGGCTTTTATGATTGAAAAATTTAATGATTTTTATTTTAATAAAAATGTTTCTTTAGTTAAATTAAAGAAATGGATTAATGACGAATTAAATTACAACAAAACTAATAACGTAGATACAATAAAACGCCCTGATTTAAAACGTTTGAATGAGCCTCAACAATTATATAGAGATAAAACATTTTAA
- a CDS encoding helix-turn-helix domain-containing protein, which yields METTMLHGVNPDQLKELISISVKNEIEVLKKEFQPKEPDSYLTREETKSLLKISNFCLHNWMNKGILKPYKVGNRTYFKRSDIEEIINNSNK from the coding sequence ATGGAAACAACAATGTTACACGGCGTAAACCCCGACCAGTTAAAAGAATTAATTTCTATTAGTGTAAAAAATGAAATTGAAGTATTAAAAAAAGAATTTCAACCTAAAGAACCCGATAGTTATTTAACTCGAGAAGAAACAAAATCGTTACTAAAGATAAGTAACTTTTGTTTGCATAACTGGATGAATAAAGGAATTTTAAAACCTTACAAAGTAGGAAACCGCACATACTTTAAACGCTCGGATATTGAAGAAATAATTAATAATTCAAATAAATAG
- a CDS encoding site-specific integrase — translation MCKELNINDEVKGRKLENIGTQKNPIWRKVNSTYKKYELVSTHIGRRTFATIHYGKLPTPVIMSATGHTTEKMLLKYIGKTAKDNADFLREYWQTEKLKKIIKLN, via the coding sequence GTGTGCAAAGAATTAAATATAAACGATGAGGTTAAAGGGCGTAAACTTGAAAACATTGGAACGCAAAAGAACCCGATTTGGCGTAAAGTAAACTCAACTTATAAAAAATACGAATTAGTTTCAACGCATATAGGACGCCGTACTTTTGCAACTATCCATTACGGAAAACTACCAACGCCCGTTATTATGTCTGCAACTGGTCACACTACCGAAAAAATGTTATTAAAATATATTGGTAAAACGGCTAAAGATAATGCCGACTTTTTACGTGAATACTGGCAAACAGAAAAACTAAAAAAGATAATAAAATTGAATTAA
- a CDS encoding phage integrase SAM-like domain-containing protein: MASVKFFIKSDNYPSTIYLRFLHGRKFDFTKSTSLIINSKYWNNKNGNVRQVAEFSEKLNLQNKLNELRDEVINKFSIDYAKGELINSYWLESIIKNVFNQRETTDLNYFVSYSSFYIDNLDFKVQKNGRTGVTHITKLRYKNLTQKIKDFQKLKNKQFVFTDIDLKFYREFVNFLNKNQKLSFNTIGKHIALLKSICKDAKENGIKVNNDFTKSEFRVTKEPTTFVTFSEKEIDTIFYSNFEQNYLQNAKNWLIIGVWTGARASDLVNFTKENLNGDFIEYTAQKTGQKIILPIHWQIKSIIENIGDFRIKFQLKSIMTT; encoded by the coding sequence ATGGCGTCTGTTAAGTTTTTTATTAAAAGTGACAATTACCCTAGTACAATTTATTTGCGTTTCTTACACGGGCGTAAATTCGATTTTACAAAAAGTACATCTTTAATCATTAATTCTAAATACTGGAATAATAAAAACGGCAACGTGCGACAAGTTGCCGAATTTTCAGAAAAACTAAACCTACAAAATAAACTTAATGAGTTAAGAGATGAGGTGATTAATAAATTTTCTATTGATTATGCTAAAGGGGAATTAATTAACTCTTATTGGCTCGAGAGTATAATAAAAAATGTTTTTAATCAAAGAGAAACAACCGATTTAAATTATTTTGTTTCGTATTCGAGTTTTTATATTGATAATTTGGATTTTAAAGTACAAAAAAACGGGCGTACTGGTGTAACTCACATTACTAAACTACGATACAAAAATTTAACACAAAAAATTAAAGATTTTCAAAAACTTAAAAACAAACAATTTGTATTTACTGATATAGATTTAAAATTTTATAGAGAGTTTGTAAACTTCTTAAATAAAAATCAAAAATTAAGTTTTAACACTATTGGTAAACATATTGCGCTATTAAAATCAATATGTAAAGACGCAAAAGAGAACGGAATAAAAGTTAATAATGATTTTACTAAAAGTGAATTTCGAGTTACTAAAGAACCTACAACTTTTGTAACTTTTTCAGAAAAAGAAATTGATACTATATTTTACTCAAACTTTGAGCAAAACTATTTACAAAATGCAAAAAACTGGTTAATTATTGGTGTTTGGACTGGTGCGAGAGCTTCCGATTTAGTAAACTTCACAAAAGAAAACTTAAACGGGGATTTTATCGAATATACGGCGCAAAAAACTGGGCAAAAGATTATTTTACCAATACACTGGCAAATAAAGTCTATTATTGAAAATATTGGGGATTTCCGCATAAAATTTCAACTCAAAAGTATAATGACTACATAA
- a CDS encoding zinc-dependent peptidase — protein sequence MATFIDKYPFYGKESLIITDEMKVLISATAIMLTFGMRNYLFDVIDKVIVFPDIYYSSMNDNYHKGEFNPLMSVIVFSWKHFLEGYEISNDNLNLGLHEFGHVIHYQGLKNTDTSATIFAVTYDEIMEQVKHPPNLKRLRDSSYFRNYAYTNEFEFIAVILEHFFESPEQFQSEFPQLYEKVKVMINFHDFS from the coding sequence GTGGCTACTTTCATAGATAAATATCCATTTTACGGAAAAGAAAGTTTAATAATTACAGATGAAATGAAAGTATTAATTTCCGCTACGGCAATTATGTTAACCTTTGGAATGCGTAATTATTTATTTGATGTCATTGACAAGGTTATTGTCTTTCCTGATATTTATTATTCAAGTATGAATGACAACTATCACAAAGGAGAATTTAATCCATTAATGAGTGTTATCGTTTTTTCTTGGAAACATTTTTTAGAAGGTTACGAAATATCAAATGATAATTTAAATTTAGGTTTACATGAATTTGGACATGTCATTCATTATCAAGGACTAAAAAACACAGATACTTCAGCTACTATCTTTGCAGTTACTTATGACGAAATTATGGAGCAAGTAAAGCATCCGCCAAATTTAAAAAGACTTAGAGATTCTAGCTATTTTAGAAATTATGCCTATACAAACGAATTTGAATTTATAGCAGTTATTCTAGAACATTTCTTCGAATCTCCCGAACAGTTTCAATCTGAATTTCCTCAACTCTATGAAAAAGTTAAGGTTATGATTAATTTTCACGACTTTTCATAA
- a CDS encoding CBS domain-containing protein — protein sequence MKQRVPISTIMTKNVVKLNTSDDLTKAEQLFKKHHIRHIPVVNGNKIIGMLSYTDLLRISFADAVDDDDSEVIDTTVYNMFTVEQVMAKNLVKVSPDNTIKETAEILSKKEFHALPVCEDDLLVGIVTTTDLIKYLIDQY from the coding sequence ATGAAACAGCGTGTTCCAATTTCGACAATTATGACCAAGAATGTTGTAAAGCTTAATACATCAGACGATTTAACTAAAGCGGAACAATTATTCAAAAAGCATCATATAAGACATATTCCTGTTGTTAATGGAAATAAAATAATAGGAATGTTAAGTTACACAGATTTGCTGCGAATTTCGTTTGCAGATGCAGTAGATGACGACGATTCAGAAGTTATAGATACTACTGTTTATAACATGTTTACAGTGGAACAAGTTATGGCTAAAAATTTGGTTAAAGTTTCTCCTGATAATACAATTAAAGAAACAGCTGAAATACTTTCTAAAAAAGAATTTCACGCATTACCAGTTTGCGAAGATGATTTGCTTGTTGGTATCGTAACGACTACTGATTTAATAAAATATTTAATAGATCAATATTAA